One Thermoanaerobacter pseudethanolicus ATCC 33223 DNA window includes the following coding sequences:
- a CDS encoding D-2-hydroxyacid dehydrogenase codes for MRNILLFTKLNDNYIKEIKEQMEGYKVLYVQNEKEAEKYVKDTEIIISFDSDFHPNIVDKASNLKWIHLLSAGADTLPFEKLKKMKVLVTNSRDVHKYQISQQVIGYMLMFERSLNTFLRNQIKKVWDRSVRVSELTGKTALIIGVGSIGEEIARLLREFGMKVYGIRSSGKPSLYVEKMYTSIEDCDVLSLADYVISILPLTKDTYHSIGENVFNRMKNSSYFINVGRGKVVDERALINALKNKVIKGAALDVFEEEPLREDSPLWDMENVIITPHIAGVTPLYMQRAMEILRENLDAYKEGRTLRNIVNLDKGY; via the coding sequence ATGAGAAATATTTTGCTTTTCACAAAATTAAATGACAATTACATAAAAGAAATTAAAGAGCAAATGGAGGGATATAAGGTTCTTTACGTTCAAAATGAGAAAGAGGCTGAAAAGTATGTAAAAGACACAGAGATTATCATAAGCTTTGATTCTGACTTTCATCCCAATATTGTGGATAAGGCTTCAAACCTTAAATGGATCCATCTTTTGAGTGCGGGAGCAGATACTCTTCCCTTTGAAAAACTTAAAAAAATGAAGGTATTAGTTACTAATTCTAGAGACGTACACAAGTATCAAATTTCACAACAGGTTATAGGTTATATGCTTATGTTTGAAAGAAGTTTAAATACCTTTTTAAGAAATCAGATAAAAAAGGTGTGGGATAGGTCTGTTAGGGTTTCAGAACTTACAGGTAAGACTGCTTTGATAATAGGAGTAGGAAGCATAGGTGAAGAAATTGCAAGGCTTTTGAGAGAGTTTGGCATGAAGGTCTACGGTATAAGAAGTTCGGGCAAGCCTTCTTTATATGTTGAAAAAATGTACACTTCTATTGAAGACTGTGATGTATTGTCGCTTGCCGATTATGTGATATCTATACTTCCATTGACTAAAGATACTTATCACTCGATAGGAGAAAACGTATTTAATAGGATGAAAAATAGCAGTTACTTTATAAATGTTGGAAGAGGGAAAGTAGTGGATGAGAGAGCTCTTATAAATGCCCTTAAGAATAAGGTTATAAAAGGGGCTGCATTAGATGTTTTTGAAGAAGAGCCTTTAAGGGAAGACAGCCCTTTGTGGGATATGGAAAATGTGATAATCACTCCTCACATTGCAGGGGTTACGCCTCTATACATGCAAAGAGCGATGGAAATATTGAGAGAAAATTTGGATGCTTATAAAGAAGGAAGAACTTTAAGAAATATTGTGAATTTAGATAAAGGATACTAA
- the tsaD gene encoding tRNA (adenosine(37)-N6)-threonylcarbamoyltransferase complex transferase subunit TsaD, with protein sequence MEKDIIILGIESSCDETAAGVVKNGKEVLSNVIYSQIEIHKKYGGVVPEIASRKHIEVISFVVAEALEKAQLRLDEVDVIAATYGPGLVGALLVGLSYGKALAYAKNKPFVGVNHIEAHIAANYLGGDFAPPFICLVASGGHSHIVFVKNYEEYEVMGQTMDDAAGEAFDKVARALGLGYPGGPAIERAAKLGNMEAIEFPKSFMEEGNFDFSFSGLKTAVLNYLNRQKQKGEEVNIYDVAASFQRNVVEVLVKKLIDAAKRKNIDKISIAGGVASNSFLREQLEEEAKKIGIRVHYPDKIYCTDNGAMIAAAAYYDFIKGKTSGLDLNAIPYLKIGERI encoded by the coding sequence ATGGAGAAAGACATAATTATTTTAGGAATAGAATCTTCCTGCGATGAAACAGCTGCAGGAGTTGTAAAAAACGGCAAAGAAGTATTGTCGAACGTAATATATTCTCAAATAGAGATTCACAAAAAATATGGTGGGGTAGTGCCAGAAATAGCTTCAAGAAAGCATATTGAAGTAATATCTTTCGTAGTGGCAGAAGCATTAGAAAAAGCCCAGCTACGCCTTGATGAAGTAGATGTAATTGCGGCTACATATGGACCAGGATTAGTAGGTGCTCTTTTAGTTGGTTTGTCTTATGGTAAAGCTTTAGCCTATGCAAAAAATAAGCCTTTTGTAGGAGTAAATCATATAGAAGCCCACATAGCTGCAAATTACTTAGGGGGTGATTTTGCTCCTCCTTTTATTTGTCTTGTGGCTTCCGGTGGACATAGCCACATTGTTTTTGTAAAAAATTATGAAGAGTACGAAGTAATGGGACAGACGATGGACGATGCAGCAGGAGAAGCCTTTGACAAAGTGGCAAGAGCTTTGGGCTTGGGATATCCTGGAGGACCTGCTATTGAAAGGGCTGCAAAGCTGGGGAATATGGAAGCTATTGAGTTTCCTAAATCTTTTATGGAGGAAGGAAATTTTGATTTTAGTTTTAGTGGGCTTAAAACAGCAGTTTTAAACTATTTAAACAGGCAAAAGCAAAAAGGAGAAGAGGTGAATATTTACGATGTGGCGGCTAGTTTTCAAAGAAATGTGGTGGAGGTGTTGGTAAAAAAATTAATTGATGCGGCAAAGAGGAAAAATATTGACAAAATTTCTATAGCAGGAGGAGTGGCTTCTAATAGTTTTTTGAGAGAGCAATTAGAAGAAGAAGCAAAAAAAATTGGAATAAGAGTCCATTATCCTGATAAAATTTATTGTACAGACAATGGCGCAATGATAGCTGCTGCCGCCTATTATGACTTTATAAAAGGGAAAACATCTGGCTTGGATTTAAATGCCATTCCTTACTTAAAGATTGGGGAAAGAATTTGA
- the rimI gene encoding ribosomal protein S18-alanine N-acetyltransferase, with protein MDVIIRPMRKEDVEEVLEIEKLSFSTPWSKEAFISEVTKNSCAKYIVAEVDNKIVGYGGFWVVVDEGHITNIAVHPEYRSKGIGSKIMEGLIDLAKKNGITAMTLEVRESNITAQHLYAKYGFRQLGRRKGYYQDNNEDAIIMWKYDL; from the coding sequence ATGGATGTTATTATAAGGCCTATGAGGAAAGAAGATGTGGAGGAGGTCTTGGAAATTGAAAAGCTAAGTTTTAGCACTCCTTGGTCTAAAGAAGCTTTTATAAGTGAAGTTACAAAGAACAGCTGTGCTAAGTATATAGTGGCGGAAGTTGACAACAAAATTGTGGGTTATGGAGGATTTTGGGTGGTTGTAGATGAAGGTCATATAACCAATATAGCAGTTCATCCGGAATACAGATCTAAAGGAATTGGAAGTAAAATTATGGAAGGTTTAATTGACCTTGCTAAGAAAAATGGAATAACTGCCATGACATTAGAGGTGAGAGAATCAAATATAACAGCGCAACATTTGTATGCAAAATATGGCTTTAGACAATTAGGTAGAAGAAAAGGCTATTATCAAGATAATAATGAGGATGCAATTATAATGTGGAAATACGACTTGTGA
- the tsaB gene encoding tRNA (adenosine(37)-N6)-threonylcarbamoyltransferase complex dimerization subunit type 1 TsaB, giving the protein MKILAIDSSSKTATVALVDEKGIIGEYSINYLRHSVILMPMIDELLKKCEVPINQITHVAVSEGPGSFTGLRIGAATAKGLAHALNIPIVGVSSLLALAYNVSEFEGLICPVIDALNENVYGMLIRGGNFEVLIDAGVYSLEEITELVSNYSDKVLFVGEGVYSYKDKLQEMIRGKALFAKDKDNMARAASIGELAIQKIKKGEVISYFDFKPMYIRKSAAEIRLSGEGS; this is encoded by the coding sequence ATGAAAATTTTGGCAATAGATTCTTCTTCTAAAACTGCTACTGTTGCATTAGTAGATGAAAAGGGGATAATAGGAGAATACTCTATAAATTATCTAAGGCATTCAGTAATTTTAATGCCTATGATAGATGAACTACTTAAAAAGTGTGAAGTACCGATAAATCAAATAACTCATGTGGCTGTTTCAGAAGGACCGGGCTCTTTTACAGGGCTTAGAATTGGTGCTGCCACTGCAAAAGGTTTGGCTCATGCTCTTAACATACCTATTGTAGGAGTATCTTCTCTTTTAGCTCTTGCATATAATGTCAGTGAATTTGAAGGATTAATATGCCCTGTCATAGATGCTTTAAATGAAAATGTTTATGGAATGCTGATAAGAGGTGGTAATTTTGAAGTTTTAATAGATGCTGGGGTGTATTCTTTAGAGGAAATTACGGAGTTGGTAAGCAATTATTCTGACAAAGTGTTGTTCGTAGGAGAGGGTGTTTATTCCTATAAAGATAAATTACAAGAGATGATAAGGGGTAAAGCTTTATTTGCAAAGGACAAAGATAACATGGCAAGAGCAGCTTCCATAGGAGAGCTTGCTATTCAAAAGATAAAAAAAGGAGAAGTGATTAGTTACTTTGATTTCAAGCCGATGTATATAAGGAAATCGGCTGCTGAAATTCGTTTAAGTGGCGAGGGGAGTTAA
- the tsaE gene encoding tRNA (adenosine(37)-N6)-threonylcarbamoyltransferase complex ATPase subunit type 1 TsaE, which produces MKKTYICKNRDETIALGEKLGRLLRSGDIILLYGELGSGKTVFTKGIAKGLEINEPITSPTFTLVNEHRGRIPLYHFDLYRLDDYTALYDIGYEEYFYDEGVCAIEWPERLGPLLPKERLEVIIQKGEKEDERVILFKDFGRRYEELLKEMGQ; this is translated from the coding sequence GTGAAGAAGACTTATATTTGCAAAAATAGAGATGAGACCATTGCTTTAGGAGAAAAATTAGGAAGGCTGTTAAGGAGTGGAGATATAATTCTTTTATATGGTGAGCTGGGGAGTGGCAAAACTGTTTTTACCAAGGGAATTGCAAAGGGGTTAGAAATAAATGAGCCAATTACCAGCCCGACTTTTACTTTAGTCAATGAACATAGAGGCAGGATTCCTCTCTATCATTTTGATTTATATAGGTTAGATGATTACACAGCCCTTTATGACATAGGTTATGAGGAATATTTTTATGACGAAGGAGTTTGTGCAATTGAATGGCCTGAAAGGTTAGGACCTTTACTTCCGAAAGAAAGGTTAGAAGTGATAATTCAAAAAGGAGAAAAAGAAGATGAAAGAGTTATTTTATTTAAAGATTTTGGGAGACGATATGAGGAGCTTTTAAAGGAGATGGGGCAATGA
- a CDS encoding ECF transporter S component, whose protein sequence is MEKTKTQAIVKVGFLSATAFILMYLEFQVPLFPGFLKLDFSDVPALVASFAMGPLYGVMVELIKNIIHATITQSGGIGEIANFSVGSIFVYTAGIIYQFNKTRKNALISMAIATVVMAFTASLLNYYVFLPLYQKVMGWPMDAIIGMSKAANKNIVDVRTLIAYGIFPFNVLKGIMLSLITLLIYKKLSPVLKH, encoded by the coding sequence GTGGAAAAAACCAAAACACAAGCCATAGTAAAAGTGGGATTTCTTTCTGCTACAGCTTTTATACTGATGTACTTGGAATTTCAGGTACCTCTATTCCCTGGCTTTTTAAAGCTGGATTTTAGTGACGTACCTGCATTAGTTGCTTCTTTTGCTATGGGACCTTTATATGGTGTAATGGTCGAGCTTATTAAAAACATAATCCATGCTACTATAACTCAATCGGGTGGCATTGGAGAAATTGCAAATTTTTCTGTGGGTTCTATATTTGTATACACAGCAGGCATAATATATCAATTCAATAAGACGCGAAAAAATGCCCTTATATCTATGGCAATTGCTACAGTAGTGATGGCTTTTACTGCTTCACTTTTGAATTATTATGTTTTTCTGCCTTTGTACCAAAAAGTTATGGGATGGCCTATGGATGCTATCATTGGTATGAGTAAGGCTGCAAATAAAAACATAGTGGATGTGAGAACCCTTATAGCATATGGTATTTTTCCTTTCAATGTGCTAAAAGGAATTATGCTTTCGTTAATCACTTTATTGATATATAAAAAGCTTTCACCAGTTTTGAAACATTGA
- the arcC gene encoding carbamate kinase, with protein MREKVVIALGGNALQDVNTPPTAEAQMEVVKRTAGYLVDIIEKGYSVVITHGNGPQVGNIVIQNEVASKVVPAMPFDVCGAESQGMIGYMIQQALGEVLKERNIRKEVATIITQVVVDKNDPAFEKPTKPIGPFYTKEEAEVLIKEKGYEMVEDSGRGYRRVVPSPDPKEIVELNTIKLLEKNGVIVITVGGGGIPVIKENGNLKGVAAVIDKDLASEKLAEDIDADVLLILTAVEKVAINYNKPNQKFLDKMTVEEAIKYMEEGHFAPGSMFPKVKAAVRFAKSKVGRRAIITSLGKALEALEGKAGTVISL; from the coding sequence ATGAGGGAAAAAGTTGTTATTGCCTTAGGAGGGAACGCTCTGCAGGATGTGAATACGCCTCCTACTGCAGAGGCTCAAATGGAAGTAGTGAAGAGGACAGCGGGGTATTTAGTGGATATAATTGAAAAAGGGTATTCTGTTGTAATTACTCATGGCAATGGTCCTCAGGTGGGGAATATAGTCATACAAAATGAAGTCGCATCAAAAGTTGTCCCTGCAATGCCTTTTGATGTGTGTGGGGCAGAGAGCCAGGGTATGATAGGATATATGATTCAACAGGCATTGGGGGAAGTTTTGAAGGAGAGAAATATCAGAAAAGAAGTAGCAACTATTATAACACAGGTTGTAGTGGATAAAAATGACCCTGCTTTTGAAAAACCTACAAAGCCGATAGGACCTTTTTATACAAAAGAGGAAGCTGAAGTTTTAATAAAAGAAAAAGGTTATGAAATGGTGGAAGACAGTGGAAGAGGATACAGAAGAGTTGTTCCCTCCCCTGACCCCAAAGAAATTGTAGAACTTAATACAATAAAGTTACTTGAAAAAAATGGGGTAATAGTAATAACAGTTGGGGGAGGAGGAATCCCTGTTATTAAGGAAAATGGCAATTTAAAAGGAGTAGCTGCCGTAATAGACAAGGATTTGGCTTCTGAAAAATTGGCAGAAGATATTGATGCAGATGTGCTGTTAATTCTTACAGCTGTTGAAAAGGTAGCAATAAATTACAACAAGCCAAATCAAAAGTTTCTTGACAAAATGACAGTGGAAGAGGCAATAAAATACATGGAAGAAGGCCATTTTGCACCAGGCAGTATGTTTCCAAAAGTTAAAGCAGCAGTGAGGTTTGCAAAGTCAAAAGTAGGAAGGCGAGCTATAATTACTTCTTTAGGCAAAGCATTAGAAGCTTTAGAGGGAAAAGCAGGCACAGTTATAAGCTTATGA
- the argF gene encoding ornithine carbamoyltransferase — translation MAFNLKGRSLLTLKDYTPQEITYILDIAKQVKAERKAGVVHQRFLGKTIALIFEKRSTRTRCAFETAFGEEGGHPVFLSTDDIQLGAKESIEDTARVLGRMFDAIEFRGFKQETVEILAKYAGVPVYNGLTDEYHPTQVLADLMTIEEEFGNLKGRKLVFVGDGRNNMANTLAVGCAKMGMHYVINSPKELWPSQEFIDEIRQMAAENGGTFELTSVPGEGLEGADAIYTDVWASMGEEAKATEREALLRPFQVNEEMMKKTGREDTIFLHCLPAVKGQEVTFDVIEGKQSRVWDQAENRKHTIKAVMIATLL, via the coding sequence ATGGCATTTAATTTAAAGGGCAGGAGTTTATTAACTTTAAAAGATTACACCCCTCAAGAAATAACATATATTTTAGACATTGCTAAACAAGTAAAAGCAGAGAGAAAAGCAGGGGTTGTACATCAAAGATTTTTAGGTAAGACTATTGCTCTCATTTTTGAAAAGAGGTCCACAAGAACGAGATGCGCTTTTGAAACTGCCTTTGGTGAAGAAGGAGGACATCCAGTATTTTTATCAACAGATGACATTCAGTTGGGAGCTAAAGAATCAATAGAGGATACTGCAAGAGTTTTAGGAAGAATGTTTGATGCAATAGAATTTAGAGGGTTTAAACAAGAAACCGTGGAAATTTTGGCAAAATATGCAGGTGTTCCTGTGTACAATGGCTTAACTGACGAATATCATCCAACTCAAGTTTTGGCTGACCTTATGACAATAGAAGAAGAATTTGGGAATTTAAAAGGAAGAAAGCTTGTATTTGTAGGGGATGGAAGGAATAACATGGCTAATACTTTAGCGGTAGGCTGCGCTAAGATGGGGATGCATTATGTGATTAATTCTCCAAAAGAATTGTGGCCTTCACAGGAGTTCATAGATGAAATCAGGCAAATGGCAGCTGAAAATGGAGGAACTTTTGAACTTACTAGTGTGCCAGGAGAGGGCCTTGAAGGTGCAGATGCTATTTACACCGATGTGTGGGCGTCAATGGGAGAAGAAGCAAAGGCTACAGAGAGGGAAGCTCTTTTGAGACCTTTTCAAGTGAATGAGGAAATGATGAAAAAGACAGGAAGAGAAGATACTATATTTTTGCATTGCCTGCCCGCAGTAAAAGGACAAGAAGTTACTTTTGATGTTATAGAAGGTAAACAATCTAGAGTGTGGGACCAAGCAGAAAATAGAAAACATACAATTAAAGCTGTGATGATTGCTACTCTGCTTTAA
- the arcA gene encoding arginine deiminase, whose translation MEKNTNCLRVYSEIGKLKSVLLHRPGKELERLTPEFLSELLFDDIPWLKRIQEEHDKFAQALKENGVTVYYLEDLLEEVLQDTGIKEFFIYDLVSYMNTSLEVKKTITNFLKERTPKEIVDYAIAGLLKKEVHEVEPQSLVDYVYKDSPFFINPLPNCYFMRDPAAVIGNGVMISSMKTTARKREAMLLKYVFKHSKTLKVQENLLWYDYRSEYPIEGGDVLVLSKKVIAIGISERTSPQAIEEISLTLLERGEELQEIIALEIPKKRTFMHLDTVFTMVDVDKFLIYPGIKEKLKVYRITRGEKGTIRVKVEEDFTKVLETSLGLDKVNLIESGGGDEITGAREQWNDSTNTLAIAPGVVMAYNRNEITNTTLVNHGIKVIEIEGSELVRGRGGPRCMSMPLKREDI comes from the coding sequence TTGGAGAAAAACACAAATTGCTTGCGAGTCTATTCTGAGATTGGAAAATTAAAGTCTGTCCTCCTTCATAGGCCTGGTAAAGAATTAGAAAGGTTGACCCCTGAGTTTTTAAGTGAGCTTCTTTTTGATGATATTCCCTGGCTTAAAAGGATTCAGGAGGAACACGACAAATTTGCGCAAGCTTTAAAAGAAAACGGAGTGACAGTTTATTATTTAGAAGATTTATTGGAAGAGGTTTTACAGGATACTGGAATAAAAGAGTTTTTTATATATGATTTGGTTTCATATATGAATACTTCTTTAGAAGTTAAGAAAACAATTACAAATTTTTTAAAGGAAAGAACCCCCAAGGAAATAGTGGACTACGCTATTGCAGGACTTTTGAAAAAAGAAGTGCATGAGGTGGAGCCTCAATCTTTGGTGGATTATGTCTATAAGGATTCCCCATTTTTTATAAATCCTTTGCCAAACTGCTATTTTATGAGAGACCCTGCTGCGGTCATTGGCAATGGTGTGATGATAAGCAGTATGAAGACAACTGCTCGAAAGAGAGAAGCCATGTTGCTTAAGTATGTTTTTAAGCATTCTAAGACTTTAAAAGTACAGGAGAATCTATTGTGGTATGATTATCGTTCAGAGTATCCTATTGAGGGGGGAGACGTGTTAGTTCTCAGCAAAAAAGTAATAGCTATTGGAATAAGTGAAAGAACCTCCCCACAGGCAATTGAAGAAATTTCTCTTACTCTTTTAGAGAGAGGAGAAGAGTTACAAGAGATAATCGCTTTAGAAATTCCAAAAAAACGAACTTTTATGCATCTTGATACAGTTTTTACTATGGTGGATGTGGACAAATTTTTAATATATCCTGGTATAAAAGAAAAATTGAAGGTTTATAGGATTACAAGAGGAGAAAAGGGAACAATTAGAGTGAAGGTAGAAGAAGACTTTACAAAAGTTTTAGAGACTTCATTGGGCCTTGATAAAGTTAATTTAATTGAAAGTGGAGGAGGTGACGAGATAACAGGAGCAAGAGAACAGTGGAATGACAGCACGAATACCTTGGCCATTGCTCCAGGAGTTGTAATGGCATATAACAGAAATGAGATAACCAACACCACCTTAGTAAATCATGGAATAAAAGTTATTGAAATTGAAGGCTCTGAATTAGTGAGGGGACGCGGTGGCCCAAGGTGTATGTCGATGCCTTTAAAGAGAGAAGATATATAA
- a CDS encoding amidohydrolase: MYLLKGGKILTMAGKIYEKGDVLIDNGKIVDVGEDLIAPLDAEVIDVQGLTVMPGLIDAHCHLGMWENAMGFEGADGNEATDPITPQLRAIDGINPMDKYFEEAYQAGVTTVATGPGSANVIGGQFAIIKTYGKRIDDMIVKEPAAIKVAFGENPKSVYHEQHKMPSTRMAVAALLRQELIKAQEYMEKMEHAEEDKKPERDLGLEALVKVLKREIPLKAHAHRADDIFTALRIAKEFNVDITIDHCTDGHLIVDELVKENAKVIVGPSLSERSKIELVNLSFKTAGILSKAGLTVAIMTDHPVIPLNYLPLCAALAVKDGMDEMEALKAITINPAKILGVDDRVGSIEKGKDADIVVFDGDPLEVKTRTKYVFINGKLVHKA; the protein is encoded by the coding sequence ATGTACTTATTAAAAGGTGGGAAAATCCTGACAATGGCCGGCAAAATTTATGAAAAAGGAGATGTACTCATTGACAATGGAAAAATTGTTGATGTTGGAGAAGATTTAATTGCTCCTTTAGATGCAGAAGTGATTGATGTACAAGGCTTAACTGTTATGCCTGGTTTGATTGATGCTCATTGCCATCTTGGAATGTGGGAAAATGCTATGGGATTTGAAGGAGCAGATGGAAATGAAGCGACAGACCCTATAACTCCGCAACTTAGGGCAATTGATGGAATAAATCCAATGGATAAATATTTTGAAGAGGCTTATCAAGCAGGGGTTACGACAGTTGCGACAGGTCCTGGCAGTGCTAATGTTATAGGAGGACAGTTTGCAATTATAAAAACTTATGGTAAAAGAATAGATGATATGATAGTAAAAGAACCAGCAGCGATAAAAGTTGCTTTTGGTGAAAATCCTAAATCCGTTTACCATGAGCAGCATAAAATGCCTTCAACTAGAATGGCAGTTGCGGCTCTTTTAAGGCAAGAGCTTATAAAAGCTCAGGAGTACATGGAAAAGATGGAGCATGCAGAGGAAGACAAAAAGCCTGAAAGGGACTTAGGCCTTGAAGCATTGGTAAAAGTATTAAAGAGAGAAATTCCGCTGAAAGCTCATGCTCATAGAGCAGATGATATTTTTACCGCTTTAAGGATTGCAAAAGAATTTAATGTAGATATAACCATTGACCATTGTACTGATGGCCATTTGATTGTTGATGAATTGGTGAAAGAAAATGCTAAAGTTATTGTGGGGCCTTCATTGTCTGAAAGGTCAAAGATTGAGCTTGTAAATCTAAGCTTTAAGACAGCAGGTATTCTTTCAAAAGCAGGACTTACAGTTGCGATAATGACAGACCACCCTGTAATACCTCTCAATTACTTGCCTCTATGTGCTGCTTTAGCTGTAAAGGATGGTATGGATGAAATGGAGGCTTTAAAAGCTATCACGATAAACCCTGCGAAAATTTTAGGAGTTGACGACAGGGTGGGAAGCATTGAAAAAGGGAAAGACGCTGATATTGTAGTCTTTGATGGAGATCCATTGGAAGTGAAGACAAGGACAAAATATGTATTTATTAATGGGAAATTAGTACATAAAGCATAA
- a CDS encoding TVP38/TMEM64 family protein, translating to MKINKTNILNLILIVIFVIALIVAMVTFGKNLTILINSPDKFREWIHSFGKLGIIVFIGVQILQVIVFVIPGEVVQIAGGYLYGAFLGTLYSVIGITIGSLICFLIARVLGYNFVRSIVSEEKLKKFDYIINNPKGETILFLLFFIPGMPKDALSYIAGITPVKFYNFFIITLFARLPGIFFSAYIGANLGNKNYFMAGIVAIIAVLLFLIGVNKKDIIMEKLKKL from the coding sequence ATGAAAATTAACAAAACTAACATACTAAATTTAATTTTAATAGTCATTTTTGTCATTGCATTAATAGTGGCTATGGTGACTTTTGGGAAGAATTTAACTATACTAATTAACAGTCCCGATAAATTTAGGGAGTGGATACACAGTTTTGGGAAACTTGGTATTATTGTATTTATAGGAGTTCAAATACTTCAAGTGATCGTATTTGTCATACCAGGAGAAGTAGTGCAAATTGCAGGAGGATACCTCTACGGGGCTTTTTTAGGCACTTTGTACTCTGTAATAGGCATTACAATAGGTTCTCTAATTTGTTTTCTGATTGCCAGGGTTTTAGGCTATAATTTTGTGAGAAGCATTGTTTCAGAAGAAAAGCTTAAAAAGTTTGATTATATTATAAACAATCCTAAAGGAGAAACTATTCTTTTTTTGTTGTTTTTTATACCTGGAATGCCTAAAGATGCCCTTTCCTACATTGCAGGAATTACACCGGTTAAGTTTTACAATTTTTTCATCATTACTCTTTTTGCGAGACTTCCAGGCATATTTTTTTCTGCCTATATAGGGGCAAATTTGGGGAATAAAAATTACTTTATGGCAGGAATTGTCGCAATTATCGCAGTATTATTATTTTTAATAGGAGTTAATAAAAAAGACATTATTATGGAAAAGTTAAAAAAACTTTAA
- a CDS encoding copper amine oxidase N-terminal domain-containing protein translates to MKKILIFAVIGAFAFSSILTGYAKSGVKWMREVAVKAETQLAAQGTTENKVEAQIQTTLEAQEQVQAQEPVKEQSQEGKEEAVEEDKNVDENSEETPNVEDGKKVDLQPVIKENNTLIPVKAIARGLDAKVAWDPDTKTLTVIKGDKTIQYTLGDSKALVNGVEVTIDKKMNENATFVPIKFFSEVLGEKHDKKVEKVKNEDREREKNQNKIEKKEQKKNSQENQDINTNNDNQGQSDNENND, encoded by the coding sequence ATGAAAAAAATATTAATTTTTGCTGTGATTGGTGCTTTTGCTTTTTCCTCTATTTTAACGGGGTATGCTAAATCTGGTGTCAAGTGGATGCGTGAAGTAGCAGTAAAGGCAGAAACTCAACTTGCAGCACAAGGAACTACAGAAAATAAAGTAGAAGCCCAGATTCAGACGACACTTGAGGCTCAAGAACAGGTACAAGCTCAGGAACCGGTAAAGGAACAATCACAGGAAGGTAAAGAAGAAGCTGTAGAAGAAGATAAAAATGTTGATGAAAACTCAGAAGAAACTCCAAATGTTGAAGATGGCAAGAAAGTTGACTTGCAACCAGTGATAAAAGAAAATAATACCCTAATTCCCGTAAAGGCTATTGCAAGGGGATTGGATGCAAAAGTAGCTTGGGACCCTGATACAAAAACTCTCACAGTTATAAAAGGTGATAAGACAATACAGTATACTTTAGGAGACTCTAAAGCTTTAGTAAATGGGGTAGAAGTTACAATAGATAAGAAAATGAATGAGAATGCAACTTTTGTGCCTATTAAGTTTTTCTCAGAAGTGTTAGGAGAAAAACATGATAAGAAAGTAGAAAAAGTGAAAAATGAGGATAGAGAAAGAGAAAAAAATCAGAATAAAATAGAGAAAAAAGAACAAAAGAAAAATTCTCAAGAAAACCAGGATATTAATACAAATAATGATAATCAAGGCCAAAGCGATAACGAAAATAATGATTAA